From Pseudomonas fluorescens:
TTTGATCACGGTGAGCTTGTCGTAGGTTTCCGGGGAAATATACGAGGTGGGCGCATCCATCCGCCCTGGGCAGGCGCCGAGCATCATGCTGCCATTGGTGAGGATGTTCAGGCGCGAACCGAACATGCCGCGCAGCACCGGGTCGCCATTGGTGCCGCCGTTGCGCACCAGGGCAAAGCCGGGGATGGTCTTGAGGTAGTCGCCGCCGTCGCTGGCGGGCACCGGTTGGCGCGGGTCCTTGGGGTTGGTGACCACGGTCAGTGGCGAACTGGGAGCGATCGCGGTGATCACGGTGGGCGTCAGCTCATGCTCGGCGTGCTCGTCGGCATGGGCCTGTGGCGCCAAGAGTGCGCCGCACAGAACGGCGAACACGGGGGCGTTTCCCAAACGGGAGTCAGCAGTAAACCTGGACATACACATTCCATCTATCAATCGTAAACAACACGGCCAGCAGCCTGCGGCTGTCTGTCTAAAGTCGGCCGGGGTGAAGTAACGGTGTTAAGGGTTTACGAGGCGATGGGGGGCGCGCGGCTGCGTGCGCCGGGGAAAATGCTCTGCCGGGCATGGCCCAGGCGCGGGGAGGGGGTGAGGGCATTGGCCGGCGGTGGGGGGCCGAGGGCCATGAATGACACGCTGCCAGGCAGGGCCGGGCAACTGAAGAGCAGGCTGCAATAGCCGCACTTTTCCCAGAGGACGTGATGCTCGTCGGGCGTCTTGGTTGGCTTGGACTCGCCATGGCAGTTGGGCATGTCCATCGACATGGCCATGGACATACCGGCGTGCTGATCCGTCGGCATCGCTTGGGAAATCAGCGGACCGATAAAGATCATCAGCATGGCGAACAGGCTGATCCAACTGCCGCGCATCACGCGGCGATGTGGAGATAACCTGGCGCGAGGGGCGCCCATCGAGGTTGGCTTACTGAGCGTGCATATGCTCGTGGCCGGCCATCGGCGGCGCTTTCTGCACCGACACTTCCACTTCGACCTTGCCGGCTTTTTCGAAGGTCAGGGTCAGTGGGAATTGCTTGCCATCGGCCAGCAGG
This genomic window contains:
- a CDS encoding DUF2946 domain-containing protein; its protein translation is MGAPRARLSPHRRVMRGSWISLFAMLMIFIGPLISQAMPTDQHAGMSMAMSMDMPNCHGESKPTKTPDEHHVLWEKCGYCSLLFSCPALPGSVSFMALGPPPPANALTPSPRLGHARQSIFPGARSRAPPIAS